From one Cucurbita pepo subsp. pepo cultivar mu-cu-16 chromosome LG17, ASM280686v2, whole genome shotgun sequence genomic stretch:
- the LOC111779398 gene encoding LOW QUALITY PROTEIN: metal tolerance protein C4-like (The sequence of the model RefSeq protein was modified relative to this genomic sequence to represent the inferred CDS: substituted 2 bases at 2 genomic stop codons) encodes MRTSYFLQRFALHHSHRSSSFSFRSICNSSPFSSFDSGTPQHHQQQQQECDSQGTPQIGTHFLLQPLPSAASCSRRSVLLGLNSLDSNRGRPLLNHHYAFHRGFFTRAKPVQRIEFNDYHSQRAVTTALWCNFLVFSLKFGVWFSTSSHVMLAEVVHSVADFANQALLAYGLSSSRRAPDAIHPYGYSKERFVWSLISAVGIFCLGSGATIVNGIQNLWTSQPPANIHYAALVIGGSLIIEGASLVVAIQAVKKGAAAEGMKLRDYVWRGHDPTSVAVMTEVVIDXRKXFLNVKLLVIQMYMNNKQYISIKVINFILQVAIFLIQRNRHALIGRAMDENDMQKVLQFLKNDPVVDALYDCKSEVIGPGFYRFKAEIDFNGVAVVQNYLNRTGREEWAKEFRQAAKDQNDSALLKMMSNYGEEVVTALGSEVDRLEKEIQMLVPGIRHVDIEAHNPTGPSA; translated from the exons ATGCGAACATCCTACTTCTTGCAACGTTTCGCTCTCCACCACTCTCAccgttcttcttccttctcattCCGTTCTATCTGCAATTCCTCGCCGTTTTCCTCATTTGATTCCGGCACCCCACAGCATCACCAGCAGCAACAGCAAGAATGTGACAGTCAGGGCACCCCTCAAATTGGAACCCATTTTCTGTTGCAACCACTTCCATCTGCTGCCAGTTGTTCGAGACGGTCCGTTTTATTGGGCTTGAATTCCTTGGACTCTAATCGTGGTCGTCCTCTTCTTAACCATCATTACGCTTTCCATCGCG GATTTTTCACTAGAGCTAAGCCCGTTCAGAGAATCGAATTCAATGATTATCATAG TCAACGAGCGGTTACCACTGCTTTATGGTGCAATTTCCTTGTCTTCTCTCTGAAATTTGGGGTTTGGTTTTCCACATCAAGCCATGTCATGTTGGCAGAAGTTGTGCACTCTGTTGCCGATTTTGCAAATCAG GCGCTTCTTGCTTATGGTCTGAGTAGCTCAAGGCGTGCCCCTGATGCAATCCATCC TTATGGATATtctaaggaaagatttgtttgGTCATTGATATCTGCTGTTGGGATCTTTTGTCTTGGTTCGGGTGCTACCATTGTTAATggaattcaaaatttgtgGACTTCACAG CCTCCTGCCAATATTCATTATGCAGCTTTAGTGATTGGTGGTTCGCTTATTATCGaag GTGCTTCCCTGGTTGTTGCCATACAAGCTGTCAAGAAAGGTGCTGCTGCAGAGGGAATGAAACTGAGAGACTATGTGTGGCGTGGTCACGATCCCACATCTGTAGCAGTTATGACAGAGGTAGTCATAGATTGACGAAAATGATTCCTAAATGTTAAATTACTCGTA ATACAAATGTACATGAATAATAAACAATACATCAGTATaaaagttattaattttattttgcagGTGGCCATATTCCTCATCCAGCGTAATCGGCATGCTTTGATCGGTAGAGCAatggatgaaaatgatatgCAGAAAGTTCTCCAATTCTTGAAGAACGATCCA GTTGTTGATGCTTTATATGATTGCAAAAGTGAGGTGATAGGACCAGGATTTTACAGATTCAAGGCAGAAATag ATTTCAATGGAGTCGCAGTGGTGCAAAATTATCTAAATAGGACTGGACGAGAAGAGTGGGCTAAAGAG TTTCGACAAGCTGCAAAGGACCAGAACGATTCAGCTTTACTCAAAATGATGTCGAACTACG GTGAAGAAGTGGTTACTGCTTTAGGAAGTGAAGTGGATAGGCTTGAGAAAGAGATTCAGATGCTGGTTCCTGGCATTCGGCATGTTGATATCGAGGCTCATAATCCTACTGGGCCATCTGCATGA
- the LOC111778888 gene encoding mannosyl-oligosaccharide 1,2-alpha-mannosidase MNS1-like gives MARTRSSTSKWRYCHPSYYLKRPKRLAFLFLAFVCASLLVWDRQTLLKEHEEEILKLNAEVVRLKSMVGEVNYKPGNKEEDVDDPIDVERREKVKEAMIHAWSSYEKYAWGKDELQPQSKNGFNSFGGVGATLIDSLDTLYIMGLDKQFQKAKEWVANSLDFNKNYDASVFETTIRVVGGLLSAYDLSGDKVFLDKARDMADRLLPAWDTPSGIPYNLINLVGGRPHNPSWNGGLSILADSGTEQLEFISLSQRTGDPKYQQKVENVISQLNKSFPDDGLLPIYIDQNEGKASSSTITFGAMGDSFYEYLLKVWIHGNKTAAVKHYREMWEKSMDGLSSLIRRSTPSSFTYICEKSGDSLIDKMDELACFAPGMIALGSSGYDSEDSKKYLMLAEELAWTCYNFYQSTPTKLAGENYFFHPGEDMSVGTSWNILRPETVESLFYLWRLTGNKTYKEWGWNIFQAFEKNSRVESGYVGLRDVKTGDKDNMMQSFFLAETLKYLYLLFSPPSVIPLDEWVFNTEAHPLRIVTRNEGGDLERSDEKSKPSIRLRGRKEGRSK, from the exons ATGGCTAGGACCAGATCATCTACGAGCAAATGGAGGTATTGTCACCCATCGTATTACCTGAAGAGACCGAAACGTttggcttttcttttcctggCATTTGTTTGTGCCAGTTTACTAGTTTGGGACCGCCAGACTCTGCTCAAAGAACATGAG gaagagattttgaaGTTAAATGCAGAGGTGGTACGATTGAAAAGTATG GTTGGAGAAGTTAACTATAAGCCAGGGAACAAGGAGGAGGATGTTGACGATCCTATTGATGTTGAGCGCAGAGAGAAAGTCAAAGAAGCAATGATTCATGCCTGGAGTTCCTATGAGAAGTATGCTTGGGGAAAAGATGAACTGCAG CCACAATCAAAAAATGGTTTCAATAGCTTTGGTGGTGTTGGAGCAACACTAATAGACTCTCTCGATACGTTGTATATCATGGGTCTCGATAAGCAATTTCAAAAAGCTAAAGA GTGGGTTGCAAATTCATTGGATTTCAACAAGAATTATGATGCCAGTGTTTTTGAAACAACCATAAG AGTTGTAGGTGGACTTCTCAGTGCATATGATCTCTCCGGTGACAAAGTTTTTCTTGACAAGGCTAGAGATATGGCAGATAGGCTACTTCCAGCATGGGATACCCCTTCAGGAATCCCTTATAACTTAATAAATTTGGTTGGTGGAAGACCTCATAATCCTTCATGGAATGGG GGTCTTAGTATCCTTGCAGATTCTGGTACAGAGCAGCTTGAGTTCATTTCTCTATCACAAAGGACGGGAGATCCAAAATATCAGCAGAAG GTTGAGAATGTTATATCACAGCTCAATAAAAGTTTCCCCGATGATGGGCTGCTTCCCATATACATTGATCAAAATGAAGGAAAAGCATCATCTTCAACCATTACTTTTGGTGCCATGGGTGACAG CTTTTATGAATACTTGCTCAAAGTATGGATACATGGAAACAAAACTGCAGCTGTAAAACATTACCG GGAAATGTGGGAGAAGTCAATGGATGGCCTTTCAAGCTTGATTAGGAGGTCTACACCGTCATCTTTCACTTATATTTGTGAGAAGAGTGGAGATTCCCTAATTGACAAG ATGGATGAACTAGCATGCTTTGCTCCAGGAATGATAGCTTTGGGATCATCTGGTTATGATTCCGAGGATTCTAAGAAGTATTTAATGCTTGCAGAAGAG CTTGCTTGGACTTGCTATAACTTCTACCAGTCTACCCCTACGAAGTTGGCTGGGGAGAACTATTTCTTCCATCCCGGAGAG GATATGAGCGTCGGTACGTCTTGGAATATATTGAGACCAGAGACTGTCGAATCATTATTTTACCTCTGGCGCCTGACTGGCAACAAGACATACAAAGAGTGGGGCTGGAATATATTTCAAGCATTCGAAAAGAATTCTCGGGTTGAATCAGGTTATGTCGGGCTGCGAGAC GTCAAGACAGGTGATAAGGACAACATGATGCAGAGTTTCTTCCTTGCTGAGACACTGAAATATCTCTATCTTCTCTTTTCACCACCTTCAGTCATTCCTCTTGATGAATGGGTGTTCAACACAGAAGCTCACCCTCTACGAATTGTAACTCGGAACGAGGGAGGTGACCTTGAAAGGTCAGACGAGAAAAGCAAGCCATCGATAAGGTTGCGTGGTAGGAAGGAAGGTCGATCCAAATGA